Proteins found in one Legionella pneumophila subsp. pascullei genomic segment:
- a CDS encoding gamma-glutamylcyclotransferase: MQEESKKEDSSMVGENFPIYVSGFQRGWIERGTPIGFSTIYLGVVPKKNSIINAVYFKLNDPSQIKNYDKRENTYCRIKVPRDDIQALSSINLPEGQFWIYTTSGKQLAAPSSDYPIVQSYVDIFLSGCFSIEEKYHLKNFARDCIKTTSNWSGHWVNDRIYPRTAFDNIPYVAKIDPLLAVELPQFFKLIKIE, encoded by the coding sequence ATGCAAGAAGAATCCAAAAAAGAAGACAGCTCAATGGTAGGGGAAAACTTCCCTATTTATGTATCAGGTTTTCAAAGAGGGTGGATTGAGCGAGGTACACCGATTGGATTTAGTACCATTTATCTTGGTGTAGTGCCTAAAAAAAATAGTATAATCAATGCTGTTTATTTTAAGTTAAACGATCCATCTCAAATTAAGAATTACGACAAACGTGAAAACACTTATTGCCGAATTAAAGTTCCACGAGATGACATTCAAGCCCTGAGCTCTATTAATCTACCTGAAGGGCAGTTTTGGATTTATACAACGAGTGGGAAACAACTTGCTGCTCCTTCCAGTGATTATCCTATTGTGCAATCTTATGTTGATATTTTTTTATCAGGTTGCTTTAGTATAGAAGAAAAATATCATTTAAAGAATTTTGCGAGGGATTGCATTAAAACCACGTCCAATTGGTCAGGTCATTGGGTCAATGACAGAATTTATCCACGAACCGCGTTTGATAATATTCCCTATGTTGCAAAAATTGATCCGCTTCTTGCAGTAGAACTGCCACAATTCTTCAAACTAATTAAAATAGAGTGA
- a CDS encoding septal ring lytic transglycosylase RlpA family protein, protein MNYYSILLTIKRLITGLLPILLVACTHQQSNGPDHYVIKGKTYHVMKSAKNYKAKGIASWYGSHARHKKTSTGERYNMYAMTAAHPTLPFATRVRVKNLNNGRSIVVRINDRGPFLSNRLIDLSYAAAKKLGIKGIAPVEIEVV, encoded by the coding sequence ATGAATTATTATTCGATTTTATTGACCATTAAACGACTCATTACCGGTTTACTCCCGATACTACTGGTTGCTTGTACGCACCAGCAATCTAATGGTCCGGATCACTATGTGATCAAGGGGAAAACATATCATGTAATGAAATCTGCTAAAAATTACAAAGCAAAAGGAATTGCTTCCTGGTATGGGTCACACGCCCGACATAAAAAAACATCGACAGGAGAGCGCTACAACATGTATGCGATGACAGCAGCCCATCCAACACTCCCATTTGCTACACGAGTACGGGTAAAAAACCTGAATAATGGGCGATCGATTGTGGTTCGGATTAATGATCGAGGTCCTTTTTTATCGAACAGGCTAATTGATTTATCCTATGCTGCCGCTAAAAAACTCGGTATAAAAGGCATTGCCCCTGTTGAAATTGAAGTCGTTTGA
- a CDS encoding lpg2552 family Dot/Icm T4SS effector, protein MKEIVSLLEEDQIDFANHKRPEVLMVLRRKFRTQKDWIITSFNQYQFTKEESQKVQQAILNGDLRITDLLNRPFSHYFWSFLTFKWGEILSGGKRLSKQEVLQIASCSSNGQEFARTPTQNRNRLIKGVPLVIGKVVTSMALCMVFCLGLLSTLGAPFGLSLGLAIVLSLCNGIVCLLSRGKAMLDSAGFQPQKQKTFKTLEENIKEKTILDRGQKLFFGVVTLLACISAGISGYAGLVGLLTFLGAGMLISNPLVLILTIGLSVVAAVSFYSFQAIGIRENYTKFKNLFIEDYQKPYGLLRCALLGMVSTVFLAVYATLTWFTTVSGVNKLFNALGATPDTLLAHFIAMICTSTTMVVNTFSQVYKVFNPKTYVDLKEKFESIYQPPEENLTRAQKIQHGVINMLKLFALIGDSLAYSVAGGIRSGIHIGETLGETIGAKFALTITMAILSPVILVFVSIAFTWPTVFDRKKSIPCPSEMDKPLIEKMSRSQTSDVLQNNTLLSTSEKSSKPDDSNIRQAGLRFFDVRLNEECTHKPNGSPTLESRTVFASPSP, encoded by the coding sequence ATGAAAGAAATAGTTAGTTTATTAGAAGAAGATCAAATCGACTTTGCTAATCATAAACGTCCCGAAGTGTTAATGGTTTTAAGAAGAAAATTTCGTACTCAAAAAGATTGGATTATTACCTCTTTCAACCAATATCAATTTACTAAAGAAGAATCGCAAAAAGTTCAACAAGCCATTCTAAACGGGGATCTTCGAATAACAGATCTTCTTAATCGTCCTTTTTCTCACTATTTTTGGAGTTTTCTTACCTTTAAGTGGGGAGAGATACTTTCGGGTGGAAAAAGATTGTCTAAGCAGGAAGTCTTACAGATTGCTAGCTGCTCTAGCAATGGCCAGGAATTTGCGAGAACACCAACTCAAAATAGAAACAGGCTAATAAAAGGAGTGCCATTGGTCATTGGCAAAGTCGTTACCTCCATGGCGCTGTGTATGGTATTTTGTCTGGGATTATTAAGTACTTTAGGAGCGCCTTTTGGCCTTAGCCTTGGCTTGGCGATAGTACTTTCCTTATGTAATGGAATAGTTTGCTTATTAAGCCGCGGGAAAGCCATGCTTGATAGTGCCGGCTTTCAGCCTCAAAAACAAAAAACGTTTAAGACCCTTGAAGAAAATATAAAAGAAAAAACGATACTCGATAGAGGCCAGAAATTATTTTTTGGTGTCGTGACCTTGTTGGCGTGCATTTCTGCGGGCATTTCTGGATATGCTGGTCTTGTAGGACTTCTCACGTTTTTGGGGGCAGGCATGCTAATCTCTAACCCTCTGGTTTTGATACTTACCATTGGGTTGTCTGTGGTTGCAGCGGTCTCTTTTTATTCGTTTCAAGCTATCGGCATACGTGAAAATTATACAAAATTTAAAAATCTTTTTATTGAAGATTACCAAAAACCCTATGGTCTTTTGCGATGTGCTTTATTAGGAATGGTAAGTACGGTTTTTTTGGCTGTTTATGCGACGTTAACTTGGTTTACAACAGTCTCAGGGGTTAATAAACTTTTCAATGCTTTAGGTGCGACTCCTGATACTCTTTTAGCACATTTTATTGCCATGATATGTACTTCAACAACGATGGTTGTCAATACTTTTTCACAAGTATATAAAGTCTTTAACCCGAAAACGTATGTCGATCTAAAAGAAAAATTTGAATCAATATATCAACCACCTGAAGAAAACCTAACAAGAGCACAAAAGATACAGCATGGAGTTATTAACATGCTCAAATTATTTGCTTTAATAGGTGATTCTCTCGCTTATTCTGTTGCCGGTGGAATCCGAAGCGGGATTCATATTGGTGAAACGCTGGGAGAAACAATAGGGGCAAAATTTGCATTAACCATTACCATGGCAATATTGTCTCCGGTCATTTTAGTATTTGTATCGATAGCTTTTACCTGGCCTACTGTTTTTGATAGAAAAAAATCGATTCCATGCCCTTCAGAGATGGACAAGCCATTGATAGAGAAAATGAGTCGCAGCCAAACTTCAGATGTGCTGCAAAATAATACTCTATTATCAACATCAGAAAAATCATCCAAACCTGATGATTCAAATATCAGGCAAGCAGGGCTAAGATTTTTTGATGTGAGGTTGAATGAAGAGTGTACTCATAAGCCCAATGGCAGCCCTACTTTAGAGAGCAGAACAGTTTTCGCATCCCCCTCGCCATAA
- a CDS encoding DMT family transporter, producing the protein MKNTARRKGIVFIIISYIILSADEPVIAKLIQLGNNFTIHGRNPISFCNLLFIGSLMGALTLLLTQYKNFRTFNFKTLTSKDWAWLFTSAFFIGFLTPTLFFFGIMYANIINVILLSTLNAPITLFAAWLIFSEKPNMRLILASLITISGSFVIVLIQQWTATNEKPITHITSTGPLYDFLAATPNSGEICVFLGVVSSTISTLISFHAVTILPGGIFNTFRMGLGAVFFFFIALTLFGWGHFSDLLSPFLWKWMILYGPIIVGMGMFFNYLGLQHIKVADDVIASSLTPLSSIVFSYLILGEIPGVAQIIGGCIIFTGIVLAMREQIRHL; encoded by the coding sequence ATGAAGAACACGGCCAGACGTAAAGGAATAGTTTTTATAATAATCAGCTATATTATATTAAGTGCGGATGAGCCTGTCATTGCCAAACTGATTCAACTTGGTAATAATTTCACTATCCATGGACGTAATCCCATCTCATTTTGTAATCTTCTCTTTATAGGGAGTCTAATGGGAGCTCTAACACTATTATTAACCCAGTATAAGAATTTTAGAACATTCAATTTCAAGACATTAACCAGCAAAGATTGGGCATGGCTATTTACCAGCGCTTTTTTTATAGGTTTTTTAACGCCCACACTATTTTTTTTCGGTATTATGTACGCAAATATTATTAATGTAATTCTGCTCTCAACTCTTAATGCTCCAATAACTTTATTTGCCGCATGGCTTATTTTTTCTGAAAAACCTAATATGCGGCTAATTTTAGCTTCATTAATCACTATCTCAGGTAGTTTTGTGATTGTTCTTATTCAGCAATGGACAGCTACAAACGAGAAACCTATCACCCACATCACATCGACTGGACCTCTTTATGATTTTCTTGCAGCCACACCAAACTCCGGGGAAATTTGCGTATTTTTAGGTGTTGTCTCAAGTACAATTTCCACCTTGATAAGTTTTCATGCTGTTACAATATTACCCGGTGGTATTTTTAATACCTTTCGTATGGGATTAGGGGCTGTTTTTTTCTTTTTTATTGCTTTAACACTGTTTGGTTGGGGGCATTTTTCGGATCTTTTATCACCATTTCTTTGGAAGTGGATGATATTGTATGGGCCTATCATTGTAGGTATGGGGATGTTTTTTAACTATCTGGGGCTGCAACATATTAAAGTCGCAGATGACGTGATAGCATCCTCCTTGACACCCCTTTCCTCCATTGTTTTCTCTTATTTAATTCTTGGAGAAATTCCTGGGGTTGCTCAGATTATCGGAGGTTGTATCATTTTTACGGGAATAGTATTAGCCATGAGAGAACAAATACGGCATCTTTGA
- a CDS encoding DUF2306 domain-containing protein yields MTITTTTITSPQETRYIDLSSRYFYYASRILAFITWLSCGLFGIYILLFYANSLISGSASRWNTVLPNLYIKSHTASTLGIAIHFTAGGIILAMGFLQLLSITRHHAPGLHRWLGRIYVFAATLAGIGGLTFIASTGTIGGLVMDIGFGLYGLLMILCALQTYRYARQLKFDNHHAWAIRLFALAIGSWLYRMEYGFWFLMTNKLWHTQTFHGPFDFVMAFFFYLPNLLVAEAYLRGRSAQVGQFSKLIAGTVMNLASGLLAVATYFFATQYWLPAIWGHSIR; encoded by the coding sequence ATGACAATAACTACAACTACTATAACTTCTCCTCAAGAAACGAGGTACATTGATCTATCTTCTCGTTATTTTTACTACGCTTCTCGTATTCTTGCTTTCATAACATGGCTTAGTTGCGGCTTATTCGGAATTTACATACTTTTATTTTACGCAAACTCTCTAATATCCGGCTCTGCCTCTCGTTGGAACACTGTACTACCCAATCTTTATATCAAATCGCACACCGCTTCAACTTTAGGCATTGCCATTCACTTTACAGCAGGCGGTATTATTCTTGCGATGGGATTTTTACAGTTACTCAGCATCACTCGTCATCATGCACCCGGGTTACACCGCTGGTTAGGACGTATCTATGTCTTTGCTGCAACTCTTGCAGGAATAGGCGGATTGACTTTCATCGCCTCAACCGGAACTATCGGTGGCCTCGTGATGGATATCGGCTTTGGTCTTTATGGTTTATTAATGATTTTGTGTGCTTTGCAGACATACCGCTATGCTAGACAATTAAAATTCGACAACCATCATGCTTGGGCCATTCGTCTGTTTGCACTTGCGATCGGCTCCTGGCTCTACAGAATGGAATATGGTTTCTGGTTTCTCATGACAAATAAGCTATGGCATACCCAAACATTTCATGGTCCTTTTGATTTTGTAATGGCGTTCTTCTTCTATCTGCCCAATTTGTTGGTCGCTGAAGCCTATTTGCGAGGCCGCTCGGCACAGGTTGGTCAGTTTTCCAAACTCATTGCTGGAACCGTGATGAACTTGGCTAGCGGTTTATTAGCGGTAGCTACCTATTTTTTCGCTACACAATATTGGTTACCAGCAATTTGGGGGCATAGCATTAGATAG
- a CDS encoding J domain-containing protein — protein MNIFYIFSNQLTDIDNPQIQNIKKGRIFDSEHKMNEFRYATASYDSDKKGWVLFKVEYPDRSALEQALNTGKEVDLSYVTFNNIEFSIASLFTTTPFKSLQTTEKEGEANRKEASLKKALSEIERLESQINETHAQFIKDNIENNEVFNFFKDKPYIFEAAMQNYDVAKVFMSSSEVMSLLSPKQAIAVLFKHRANIGQQFSLFDADNPRFISMDNPTIIEALKGDSAEAARFINCRLGALLSPLEFAKILLTHRDNSSFFSHTLARHEYAFSEESLKNPQVKEIYQQLLIKATDPANARAYKKYFIKHPTHVELLFNFLMATENKNAAIAFMNSYENMSLFSVKQATDLLLNHRAHLKLQNVPPFTPHNPQLIALDNPMLINALENDPGIAIQFINSRLINLFTPFTAAKIMLAHKDNDRFYHQTRPRHASLFTSENLNDPRIKEIYDQYFHNRNQRKNRFFAQQPQVNETEEYFRFANRDEIKFNPYKVLGVNEDASLGEIKKAYKKLAMAWHPDRIQAGENIEARTERFKKLGVAYNILIDPAKRQEYDNRPQNGFARHNPMQ, from the coding sequence ATGAACATATTTTATATTTTTTCAAACCAACTCACTGACATCGATAATCCTCAAATTCAAAACATTAAAAAAGGTAGAATATTTGATTCTGAGCATAAGATGAATGAGTTTAGGTACGCTACAGCTTCTTATGATTCAGATAAGAAAGGTTGGGTGCTATTTAAAGTGGAGTATCCTGATAGATCTGCTCTGGAGCAAGCATTAAACACAGGAAAAGAGGTAGATTTAAGTTATGTAACTTTTAATAATATTGAGTTCTCAATAGCATCATTGTTTACTACAACTCCGTTTAAAAGCCTCCAAACCACAGAAAAAGAAGGAGAAGCAAATAGAAAAGAGGCGAGCCTTAAAAAAGCTCTGTCTGAAATTGAACGTTTAGAAAGTCAAATTAATGAAACCCATGCGCAATTCATTAAAGATAATATAGAAAATAATGAGGTTTTTAATTTTTTTAAAGATAAGCCCTATATTTTTGAAGCAGCAATGCAAAACTATGATGTCGCTAAAGTATTCATGAGTTCTAGCGAAGTAATGTCTTTATTATCTCCTAAGCAAGCTATAGCTGTGCTTTTCAAACACAGGGCAAATATAGGCCAACAATTTTCTTTATTCGATGCAGATAACCCACGCTTTATTTCTATGGACAACCCTACGATTATTGAAGCGTTAAAAGGTGATTCTGCTGAAGCTGCAAGATTTATAAACTGTAGACTAGGTGCTTTATTAAGCCCTTTAGAATTTGCTAAAATCTTACTAACTCACCGTGATAATAGCAGTTTTTTCAGTCATACTTTAGCTCGTCATGAGTATGCTTTTAGTGAAGAAAGCTTAAAAAATCCTCAAGTTAAAGAGATCTATCAGCAATTATTAATTAAAGCCACTGATCCAGCTAACGCAAGAGCTTACAAAAAATATTTCATTAAACATCCTACTCATGTTGAGCTATTATTTAATTTCTTAATGGCCACTGAGAATAAAAATGCAGCAATAGCATTTATGAATTCTTATGAAAACATGTCATTATTTTCTGTCAAGCAAGCGACAGACTTACTTTTGAATCATAGAGCACACCTAAAGCTACAAAACGTTCCTCCATTTACCCCTCATAATCCTCAACTTATTGCTTTAGATAATCCTATGCTTATTAACGCGCTAGAAAACGATCCTGGCATAGCTATTCAATTTATAAATTCGAGATTGATAAATTTATTTACACCTTTCACCGCTGCTAAAATTATGCTTGCACATAAAGATAATGATCGTTTCTATCATCAAACACGACCACGTCATGCGTCACTTTTTACTTCTGAAAACTTGAATGATCCCAGGATTAAAGAAATTTATGATCAATATTTTCATAATCGAAATCAGAGAAAAAATCGATTTTTTGCACAACAACCCCAAGTTAACGAGACTGAGGAATATTTCAGATTCGCGAATAGAGATGAAATAAAATTTAATCCCTACAAAGTATTAGGCGTTAACGAAGATGCAAGCTTGGGAGAGATAAAAAAAGCCTATAAAAAGTTAGCAATGGCTTGGCATCCTGATAGAATACAAGCAGGTGAAAATATAGAAGCACGAACGGAACGTTTTAAGAAACTTGGGGTAGCCTATAATATTTTAATTGATCCTGCCAAACGACAGGAATATGACAATAGGCCTCAAAACGGATTTGCAAGACATAATCCCATGCAATAA
- the pgtP gene encoding MFS transporter, whose product MALLSFLKPAPYLDEIQDKNVVKRQYRYWRIRTFYAMYIGYALFYFTRKSFTFVMPALQSTLGMTKTELGMIASILSLSYGISKFLSGILGDKSNPRYLMAIGLILTGVFNILFGLSSTWWLFAIFWGLNGWFQGWGWPGCTKLLTHWYSQSERGRWWSLWNTSHNVGGALIPLIVAVCAQYFGWRSAMFVPGIICILGGVFLINRLRDTPQSLGLPAIEQYHEDFSGSANHHKEKTELSVKEILWNYVLCNQYIWILSISYLFIYIVRTAINDWSMLYLTEVKEYSLITAGSCVIWFEVGGFFGNLVAGWSSDKIFQGKRNPINVLFTAGVFATLLLFTLTRAYTPFLDALFLFFFGFFIFGPQMMIGMACAELAHKKAAATATGFAGFFAYCLGAVLAGAPLGAIIKNYGWDNFFLTLFVCCLVPLFLMLPLWHVKVNPKYRQSEFSGKSEFAQ is encoded by the coding sequence ATGGCATTATTGAGTTTTCTAAAACCTGCTCCATATCTTGATGAAATTCAGGATAAAAACGTTGTTAAACGACAATATCGTTATTGGCGTATTCGCACCTTTTATGCAATGTATATAGGGTATGCGTTGTTTTATTTTACGCGAAAGAGTTTTACCTTCGTGATGCCTGCGTTACAAAGCACCTTGGGGATGACTAAAACTGAACTGGGAATGATCGCCAGCATTTTGAGCTTAAGTTACGGCATCAGCAAATTTTTGAGCGGAATTCTTGGTGATAAATCTAATCCTCGTTATTTAATGGCGATCGGACTGATATTGACAGGTGTTTTTAATATTTTGTTTGGATTGTCTTCTACCTGGTGGTTATTTGCTATTTTTTGGGGATTGAATGGTTGGTTTCAAGGGTGGGGCTGGCCAGGGTGTACTAAATTATTAACACATTGGTATTCTCAATCGGAGCGTGGCCGTTGGTGGAGTCTTTGGAATACATCACACAACGTTGGTGGTGCATTAATTCCTTTGATTGTTGCTGTGTGCGCGCAATACTTCGGCTGGCGTTCAGCCATGTTTGTGCCTGGGATCATTTGCATTTTAGGAGGTGTTTTTTTAATCAATCGTTTAAGAGATACCCCACAATCACTTGGCTTACCCGCGATAGAGCAATATCATGAAGATTTTTCTGGTTCCGCAAATCACCACAAAGAAAAAACAGAACTGTCAGTCAAAGAAATACTTTGGAATTATGTGTTATGCAACCAATATATTTGGATACTGTCCATTTCCTATTTGTTTATTTACATCGTTCGAACGGCCATTAATGATTGGAGCATGTTGTATTTAACGGAAGTGAAAGAGTATTCCTTAATAACAGCAGGCAGTTGTGTCATATGGTTTGAGGTTGGTGGTTTTTTTGGAAATCTGGTTGCCGGCTGGTCTTCTGATAAAATATTTCAAGGTAAACGCAATCCAATCAATGTTCTCTTTACTGCAGGCGTATTTGCCACTTTGTTGCTGTTTACGTTAACGAGGGCATATACACCGTTCCTCGATGCTTTGTTTCTTTTTTTCTTTGGTTTTTTTATCTTTGGGCCACAAATGATGATTGGTATGGCCTGTGCGGAATTAGCACATAAAAAAGCAGCGGCGACTGCAACTGGCTTTGCCGGATTTTTTGCTTATTGTTTAGGTGCTGTTCTGGCTGGTGCTCCTTTGGGTGCAATTATCAAAAATTACGGCTGGGATAATTTCTTCCTTACATTGTTTGTTTGCTGCTTGGTTCCATTATTTTTGATGCTGCCACTCTGGCATGTGAAAGTTAATCCAAAGTATCGTCAATCAGAATTTTCAGGCAAATCAGAGTTTGCTCAGTGA